Proteins found in one Buchnera aphidicola (Hyadaphis tataricae) genomic segment:
- the lepA gene encoding translation elongation factor 4: MKNIRNFSIIAHIDHGKSTLSDRLIQICGGLPDREMFNQVLDSMDLEKERGITIKAQSVMINYKNKTGDLFNLNFIDTPGHVNFSYEVSRSLSACEGVLLVVDATQGVEAQTLSNCHTALKMNLKIIPVLNKIDLPNANPKKVLKDIQDIIGISTSNAIKCSAKTGQGVEELIEHLIQQIPCPSGSIHNPLQALIIDSWFDNYLGVVSLIRIKNGILFEKDKIQVMSTGKTYFVEKIGIFTPKKLYKNSLKCGEVGWIICGIKNIVAAPVGDTLTTAINPSKNRLDGFQKIKPQIYAGLFPMSSEQYETFRDALGKLSLNDSSLFYEPEKSVALGFGFKCGFLGLLHMEIVQARLEREYSLDLIATAPTVMYEIELMDHTKIYLDSPSNFPIMHNIKDIKEPIVECHILLPPQFLGAVIKLCIRKRGNQIDMVYHTHQVLLKYDIPMSEVVLNFFDELKSISSGYASLEYDFKCFQSSKMVRIDILVNSEKIDALTILTHHDNAKYRAREIVEKMQKIIPRQQFDIIIQATINNSVIARATIKQLRKNVLSKCYGGDVSRKKKLLQKQKDGKKRMKKIGNVSMPKTAFLKILNIIKT, encoded by the coding sequence ATGAAAAATATAAGAAATTTTTCTATTATAGCTCATATTGATCATGGAAAATCAACGTTATCTGATCGACTCATACAAATTTGTGGCGGACTGCCTGATAGAGAAATGTTTAATCAAGTATTAGATTCAATGGATTTAGAAAAAGAAAGAGGCATCACAATTAAAGCGCAAAGTGTTATGATCAATTATAAAAATAAAACAGGTGATCTTTTTAATTTAAATTTTATTGATACCCCAGGTCATGTAAATTTTTCATATGAGGTATCTCGATCATTATCAGCCTGTGAAGGTGTGTTATTGGTAGTTGATGCTACTCAAGGAGTTGAAGCACAAACTTTATCTAATTGTCATACTGCTCTGAAAATGAATTTAAAAATTATTCCAGTATTAAATAAGATTGATTTACCGAACGCCAATCCGAAAAAAGTATTAAAAGACATTCAAGACATTATAGGAATCAGTACATCAAACGCTATAAAATGTTCAGCAAAAACAGGTCAAGGCGTTGAAGAACTAATAGAACATCTTATTCAACAAATCCCTTGCCCATCAGGCTCAATTCATAATCCTCTTCAAGCTTTAATTATTGATTCATGGTTTGATAATTATTTAGGTGTAGTTTCTTTAATTAGAATTAAGAATGGCATTTTATTTGAAAAAGATAAAATTCAAGTTATGAGTACAGGAAAAACCTACTTTGTTGAAAAAATAGGTATTTTTACTCCTAAAAAATTGTATAAAAATTCATTAAAATGTGGAGAAGTAGGATGGATTATTTGCGGCATTAAAAATATTGTTGCAGCTCCAGTTGGAGATACGTTAACTACAGCAATTAATCCATCAAAAAACAGATTAGATGGCTTTCAAAAAATTAAGCCCCAAATATATGCTGGATTATTTCCTATGTCGTCAGAACAATATGAAACATTTCGAGATGCTTTAGGCAAGTTAAGTTTAAATGATTCTTCATTGTTTTATGAACCAGAGAAATCCGTTGCCCTTGGATTTGGTTTTAAATGTGGATTTTTAGGTTTACTACATATGGAAATAGTACAAGCACGTTTGGAAAGAGAGTATTCTCTAGATTTAATTGCAACTGCACCAACAGTAATGTATGAAATTGAATTAATGGACCACACAAAAATTTATTTAGATTCACCATCTAATTTTCCTATAATGCATAATATAAAAGATATCAAAGAACCAATAGTTGAATGTCATATTTTATTGCCACCACAATTTCTTGGAGCTGTAATAAAATTATGTATAAGAAAACGTGGCAATCAAATTGATATGGTTTATCATACACATCAAGTATTGCTAAAATACGACATACCCATGAGTGAAGTAGTATTAAATTTTTTTGACGAATTGAAATCTATATCCAGTGGATATGCATCACTAGAATATGATTTTAAATGTTTTCAATCATCAAAAATGGTACGAATAGATATCTTAGTCAATTCAGAAAAAATAGATGCCTTAACTATACTGACCCATCATGATAATGCAAAATATCGTGCACGTGAAATAGTCGAAAAAATGCAAAAGATCATACCTAGACAACAATTTGACATTATTATTCAAGCAACAATTAATAATAGTGTTATAGCAAGGGCTACTATTAAACAATTAAGGAAAAATGTTTTATCTAAATGTTATGGAGGAGATGTTAGTAGAAAAAAGAAATTGTTACAAAAACAAAAAGATGGAAAAAAAAGAATGAAAAAAATCGGAAATGTTAGTATGCCAAAAACAGCATTTCTCAAAATTTTAAATATTATTAAAACATAA